In one Streptomyces marincola genomic region, the following are encoded:
- a CDS encoding acetate kinase, whose product MAHGRRSGGGRVLVLNSGSSSVKYQLLDMADHSRLASGLVERIGEGAGRLVHTPAGGERREREADLPDHRAALRAAAGELAADGLGLDAPELVAVGHRVVHGGRAFTEPTVVDERVLAEIERLVPLAPLHNPANLAGIRTAMDLNPDVPQVAVFDTAFHTTLPEHAARYAIDTATADEHLIRKYGFHGTSHAYVSRRTAALLGRDPAEVNVIVLHLGNGASASAVAGGRCVDTSMGLTPLEGLVMGTRSGDTDPAVVFHLARVAGMDVADIDALLNQRSGLVGLCGDNDMREVLRRRAEGDAEAGLAFDVYIHRLRKYIGAYCAVLGRVDAVAFTAGVGENAAPVRAAAVAGLEGLGIEVDGAANTAPGGGPRLISPEHARVAVAVVPTDEELEIATQAFALVGS is encoded by the coding sequence GTGGCGCACGGGCGGCGGAGTGGGGGCGGCCGGGTGCTGGTGCTCAACTCCGGTTCCTCATCGGTGAAGTACCAGTTGCTCGACATGGCGGACCACTCCCGTCTGGCGTCCGGCCTCGTGGAGCGCATCGGGGAGGGCGCGGGGCGCCTGGTGCACACCCCCGCGGGCGGCGAACGGCGCGAGCGCGAGGCGGACCTGCCCGACCACCGGGCGGCGCTGCGGGCGGCGGCCGGTGAGCTGGCGGCGGACGGCCTCGGCCTTGACGCGCCGGAGCTGGTGGCGGTGGGGCACCGGGTGGTGCACGGCGGGCGGGCGTTCACCGAGCCGACGGTGGTCGACGAGCGGGTGCTCGCCGAGATCGAACGTCTGGTGCCGCTGGCGCCGCTGCACAACCCGGCCAACCTGGCGGGGATCAGGACGGCGATGGACCTGAACCCGGACGTTCCGCAGGTGGCGGTGTTCGACACGGCGTTCCACACGACGCTGCCCGAGCACGCGGCGCGCTACGCGATCGACACGGCGACGGCCGACGAGCACCTGATCCGCAAGTACGGCTTCCACGGCACGTCGCACGCGTACGTGTCGCGGCGCACGGCCGCGCTGCTCGGCCGCGACCCGGCCGAGGTGAACGTGATCGTGCTGCACCTGGGGAACGGCGCGTCGGCCTCGGCGGTGGCGGGCGGGCGGTGCGTGGACACCTCGATGGGCCTGACCCCGTTGGAAGGGCTCGTGATGGGTACCCGCTCCGGGGACACCGACCCGGCGGTGGTCTTCCACCTGGCCCGGGTCGCGGGCATGGACGTGGCGGACATCGACGCGCTGCTGAACCAGCGCTCCGGGCTCGTGGGTCTGTGCGGTGACAACGACATGCGGGAGGTGCTGCGGCGCCGGGCGGAGGGCGACGCGGAGGCGGGACTGGCCTTCGACGTCTACATCCACCGGCTGCGCAAGTACATCGGCGCGTACTGCGCCGTGCTCGGCCGGGTCGACGCGGTGGCGTTCACCGCGGGGGTCGGGGAGAACGCGGCGCCGGTGCGGGCCGCGGCGGTGGCGGGCCTCGAAGGGCTCGGCATCGAGGTCGACGGGGCGGCCAACACCGCGCCCGGCGGCGGGCCGCGGCTGATTTCGCCGGAGCACGCCAGGGTCGCGGTCGCCGTGGTGCCCACGGACGAGGAGCTGGAGATCGCGACCCAGGCGTTCGCGCTGGTCGGTTCGTGA